The Ahaetulla prasina isolate Xishuangbanna chromosome 4, ASM2864084v1, whole genome shotgun sequence genome has a window encoding:
- the SHBG gene encoding sex hormone-binding globulin, with protein MFPAAAWLVLLLAPGPPWAAGDQIQETEEGDILKLGACFRGSAVEAGGLNLGQRWGDPAPTATLFIDLRTVTSAVSSFDFRTFDPEGVIFYGDTSPTVDWFVLALRRGKPIVQIHNTLINITVSGGQRLDDGRWHRITVKNEGHFVVLLVDGDDQFTLSHVSHPIVNRPTPQMRIGVGGMFILPNELLVPLNPSLDGCIRHWDWLNTSQEWHEGAALHHPDAKVCFATIQRGSFFRGDGRAVFGLSGLPSGLSPTHGSWLLSVQLRIGAAPQLSTLLTVSGSKQPPVLRLALQHRDLTAELGNQTVLLLPLPEGGCLDTPLLLRLTPSSFTLRLGDTEISKPTPKADFESLQQLWLSGTGRLVIGGESEEDKSQEAHFFQGCLNAIRVQGHELDFDEAQHRSDSISAHSCPVNVEGKADGGDGH; from the exons ATGTTCCCAGCTGCTGCCTGGCTGGTTTTGCTGCTGGCCCCCGGCCCCCCCTGGGCCGCGGGGGACCAGATCCAGGAGACCGAGGAGGGGGATATTTTGAAG cTGGGCGCCTGTTTCCGAGGCTCGGCTGTGGAAGCCGGGGGGCTCAACCTGGGCCAGAGATGGGGGGACCCCGCCCCAACCGCCACGCTCTTCATTGACTTGCGAACGGTCACCAG TGCAGTTTCCTCCTTCGACTTCCGGACCTTTGACCCGGAAGGGGTGATCTTCTACGGGGACACCAGCCCCACCGTCGACTGGTTCGTCCTCGCCTTGCGTCGGGGGAAACCGATCGTGCAAATCCACAACACCCTCATCAACATCACCGTCTCTGGGGGGCAGCGTCTCGACGACGGCCGGTGGCATCGG ATCACGGTGAAGAACGAAGGACACTTCGTGGTGTTGTTGGTCGACGGAGATGACCAATTCACCCTCAGCCACGTCTCCCACCCGATCGTGAACCGGCCCACCCCTCAGATGCGTATCGGAGTAGGAGGCATGTTCATTTTGCCAAACGAATTGCTGGTCCCG CTGAACCCATCCCTGGATGGCTGCATCAGGCACTGGGACTGGTTGAACACGAGCCAAGAGTGGCACGAGGGGGCAGCCTTGCACCACCCTGACGCCAAGGTCTGTTTCGCGACCATCCAACGTGGCAGCTTCTTCCGGGGCGACGGACGAGCCGTCTTTGGGCTGTCAG GCCTCCCCAGCGGGCTCAGCCCCACCCACGGCAGCTGGCTGCTCTCCGTGCAGCTGCGGATCGGGGCCGCCCCCCAGCTCAGCACCTTGCTCACCGTATCAGGGTCGAAGCAGCCCCCGGTCCTGCGCCTGGCCCTCCAGCACAGG GATCTGACAGCCGAGCTGGGCAACCAGACGGTTCTTCTGCTCCCCCTCCCCGAAGGGGGCTGCCTGGACAcccccctcctcctccgcctcaccCCCTCTTCCTTCACGCTACGTCTGGGCGACACCGAGATCTCCAAACCGACCCCCAAGGCAGATTTCGAGAGCCTGCAACAGCTCTGGCTGAGCGGCACGGGCCGACTGGTCATTGGGGGCGAATCTG AAGAGGACAAATCTCAAGAGGCTCATTTCTTCCAGGGCTGCCTTAACGCGATCCGGGTTCAAGGCCACGAACTGGACTTCGACGAAGCTCAGCACCGGAGCGATTCCATCTCAGCCCACAGCTGCCCCGTGAACGTGGAAGGCAAAGCCGACGGGGGCGATGGGCATTAA